The genomic DNA CGCGCGGGTCTTGACCATGACGTTCTTGAGGGTGTCGCCCGCCGTGACCTCCCGGCCGAGGACGGAGCCACCGTCGGCCCCCTGGTTGGCCCAGGCGACGAGCGTGTCGATCGTGGGGGCGTCCGGAGTGTCGTAGACCTGCGCGGCCGGCAGCCCGTCGAGCGGGATCGCCGGCGGCGCGGGCGTGACCACGGCCTCCACGTTCGCCGCGTAGTCCGACTCGGTCGAGTGCACGTAGGTGTCCTCGCCGACCTCACTCACCGCGAGGAACTCCTCGGAGGCGCTGCCGCCCATCGCACCGGACGTCGCGGAGACGATGACGTGCTCGACGTTCAGGCGCGCGAAGATCCGCTGGTAGGCGGCGCGGTGCTTGGCGTACGCCTCGGCCAGACCCTCGTCGGAGGTGTCGAAGCTGTAGCTGTCCTTCATCACGAACTCGCGGCCGCGGAGGATGCCGGCGCGGGGCCGCTCCTCATCGCGGTACTTGGTCTGGATCTGGTACAGGATGACCGGCAGGTCCTTGTACGAGTTGTACTCGCCCTTCACGGTGAGGGCGAAGATCTCCTCGTGAGTGGGCCCGAGCATCATGTCGGCGCCCTTGCGGTCCTTGAGCCGGAACAGGCTGTCGCCGTACTCGGTCCACCTGTTCGTGGCCTCGTAGGGCTCCCGTGGCAGCAGCGCGGGCAGCAGGATCTCCTGGCCGCCGATGGCGTTCATCTCCTCGCGCACGACCTGTTCGACGTTCCGCAGCACCCGCAGGCCCAGCGGCAGCCAGGAGTAGACGCCGGGGGCGATGCGCCGCACGTAGCCGGCGCGGACGAGCAGCTTGTGGCTGGGGACCTCCGCGTCCGCCGGGTCGTCGCGGAGCGTGCGCAGGAACAGCTGGGAGAATCGGGTGATCACGACGCCACAGCTTAGTGTGTCCGGTGTGCTGATCCTGCTTCCCCCGTCCGAAACCAAGGCCGGTGGCGGGAAGGGCGCGCCGCTGGACCTGGGCGCGTTGGCCTTCCCGTCGCTCACGCCGACCCGCGAACGCCTCCTCGACGCGCTCATCGCCGTCTCACAGGACGACGGTGCCGCCCGCGCGGCGCTGGGGCTGTCCGAGGGGCAGACCGACGAGCTGGAACGGAACCGGACGCTCCGCACCGCGCCCACCCGTCCGGCGATCGAGCAGTACACGGGTGTGCTCTACGACGCCCTCGACGTGCGCGGCCTGACGAAGGCGCAGCGCGCGAAGGCGGACGCCCGGCTGGCCGTGGGCTCGGCGCTGTTCGGGGTGGTCGGCGCCGTCGATCCGATCCCCGCCTACCGGCTCTCGTCGGGATCGAAGCTGCCGGGACTCGGAACGCTCGCCG from Tsukamurella paurometabola includes the following:
- a CDS encoding proline--tRNA ligase, which produces MITRFSQLFLRTLRDDPADAEVPSHKLLVRAGYVRRIAPGVYSWLPLGLRVLRNVEQVVREEMNAIGGQEILLPALLPREPYEATNRWTEYGDSLFRLKDRKGADMMLGPTHEEIFALTVKGEYNSYKDLPVILYQIQTKYRDEERPRAGILRGREFVMKDSYSFDTSDEGLAEAYAKHRAAYQRIFARLNVEHVIVSATSGAMGGSASEEFLAVSEVGEDTYVHSTESDYAANVEAVVTPAPPAIPLDGLPAAQVYDTPDAPTIDTLVAWANQGADGGSVLGREVTAGDTLKNVMVKTRAPGGDWELLGVGVPGDREVDFKRLEASLEPTEVALLEEADFAKYPFLVKGYIGPKALQENEVRYLVDPRVVTGTAWITGADAPGRHVVNLTAGRDFTPDGTIEAAEVRDGDASPDGKGVLKSARGIEIGHIFQLGRKYTDAFEIDVLGENGKPVRLTQGSYGVGVSRLVAVIAEQQHDDKGLRWPKGIAPFDVHVVIANKDEGAWTGAESLAAELDAAGLQVLLDDRKASPGIKFKDSELVGVPTVVVVGRGWADGVVELRDRLTGESREIPVADAAAEIVAAAR
- the yaaA gene encoding peroxide stress protein YaaA yields the protein MLILLPPSETKAGGGKGAPLDLGALAFPSLTPTRERLLDALIAVSQDDGAARAALGLSEGQTDELERNRTLRTAPTRPAIEQYTGVLYDALDVRGLTKAQRAKADARLAVGSALFGVVGAVDPIPAYRLSSGSKLPGLGTLAAQWKPDLADALAAADRGLVVDLRSGGYAALGKVPGAVTATVVTEKPDGSRAVVSHFNKHHKGLLARALVVTRAEPGDAKAVVKVAEKAGLRAELSSPTEVTIVTAG